The sequence below is a genomic window from Macadamia integrifolia cultivar HAES 741 chromosome 1, SCU_Mint_v3, whole genome shotgun sequence.
cgacgtattgccttgaacaatgaggtgtataaggcttctgctgatcgtcatcggcgttatgtggagttcaaacccggggacaaggtgatgattcgagtaaatcctgaacggtttcagacaggtgtcaataccaagctacatccacgaaagatgggtccctacaaggtgctgaaacgtataagacctaatgcttatgtgcttgagttgcctgatgacatgaccataagcaacgtgtttaatgtggctgatcttcacctttatgttgggcatcattcagatgatggagactcggagcaaatgctgaggttgcctcaactgaagccacccacttctgaagttattgaagacgtcttggatgataattacaagacctcccgccgtggcaccggttatcacacttttcttgtcaagtggaaaggtcgtccccgtagtgactgtacttggattcatgctgatgatttcaagagacttgatcccgacttgtatgagcgttacatgtcccttatccattcgtcggagtcgaatgtttccaagccggggagagttgatgcagattcttcaccaaactaggcttgttttattaggaataagcttagggttgggttgtatacgtgttgggccttcagtccatgtggttcggagtatattgggctacttttatgggtctaaactaggggttctaaggttgcatacgggattcagtgatttgtttcctttttctttagtttcctttttagatggggttatttagtttctaattttcagtcataaattagtttctatttccagtttagcaactaaaggactttctattttgtaagtttctattttcagttttagtaactagttgagtttctaatttttagtttcctatttcagtttttggaaactaaagttagtttctattttatgtaacccctatcactgttataaataaagatgatggttcttttaatgagccacgattttgacaaactacatggctgctgctgctgctttctctgcaagagaacttccttgtgtttgatcaaggtattgggttggtgttcgatccaacgactctttgcggcgtgagtCCAAGAGGTTCCTCTTCaagtgttcattttctttttcgaAGTCTTCTTTTCAAAGGCTTGTTACTGTTCAAACAAATCAGGTAACAGATCTGATCTTCTTTAAATTTCTTGTTTCGAATTTCTCAGATTTCTCCTACCTGATCTTTCACTGATCAGACCAACCAGCCACCCGATGGCTCCCCTATTCTGGTCGAGTGTTAGGCCTATTGAGAGGGTGGTTCGATCCTAATTTGGGGTTAATCAGACCTGGAATTTTATTGTtataaaaattctctctattctggccgattctggtttctgcccagaattttgaATCGTTTTGTTCTGGATGTTGCTGATTGGTTGCTGGTCGTATGTTTCATTGTTTAGTCTTATTAATTGGTGATTTAAGTCCTTAATTCCTTGGCTGATTATTCAGTTACAGAATTTCTGAAATTGTTGAGATCGATGAattttctgatattttattgggctggttctggttgttcttctgattaaaagttcctgcagttttgggactggtttggttgtcaaatccatcccTACATTATCTCTCCAATGAGGCAATGAGTCCATATAATCTCTGTAACTGAAGGTGTGATGGTGACGTAGGGCTTGACTTTTCAGGCATGCCTTTTCTTTAGTATACTATTATCTTCTTCTGATATCTTTTCTTATACTTTTCCACttaggcactgtttgacaatgttccgtttctgccgtttcttcgTTTTCTTGTTAAAAACTCATAAACggagaaaaaacataaaaagcatttgataaagttgctctgtttcacctgtttctagaaacataaatcaaaatttatacctatttacaattctaaaaatgattttgacaaaacaagttggacttgtttcgacatttctagaaacaaaattgagaggaaaaaaaaggctgttgtgcccaataaatctctcaactatttaaacctaaaaaaagacaactgaaccctctctcccttttggggcatctaatgatactattgggtttttagtggcattatgtctgcaaaaaacgtttcaagaaacaagtttatcaaacaccagaaaatccgtttttgtttctggaaaAGTGAAAAGTCGTTTCTGCTGTCTCTAGacagcagaaacattatcaaacggtgccttgaTGTTTTGATGATTGAAGCTCTAGAATGTTGTTGAATGAACATGAGATCTGGCTGAACTTGGCCCATATTTTTGTGTCATAACCTGAGCTTTAGGGCTCCCTTATTTGGATAGTGGGGAAGGGGAAGTGGTCAAAATTGAAGGATTTAAATTGGGGTGATCTGAACCATCCACCATCTCCCCGAACGCCTCCATCTTCTCATGTTTCAGGGTTTTCTGTAGGATTTATTGTTTTCATAgtccccgtttgtttagaggggtttATGGGGTGAGAAAGTATAACATGTCGGCTCCACATGTTTATGGGGGTGAGCAACAGCAAAGGAAATTAGTGTAATAGTTACTGTTCATTCCCGTCTTATCGTGCTTGGATGCAAATGGGAAAAGCAGTGGAGAACtgcatcttcttcccccccccccttttttccttttcccaagCTTGCTGCCCAGCCTGTGCAGTAATAGAGGTCGTAAATGGTGACAGGATCTTGGCCGATGGTGGTATTAAAGTAGgcattggaagagagagagagagagagagagaggttaaaTCTGGAAAGAGGAATTTGTGTCTCTAGGCAAATGAAGCTGATGTAAATTGGGCCGCCGCAGATGCAGAAGCTAAGCAAGAAATAgagggcgaagaagaagaagggaaaaacaaCTTGGGTTCGTTCCAATCTCAAGTGCGATGGGAACAATGggtttggaaagaaaaaagaaaaacattaaaaaatccaaatgtGAAGTGTACGTtaggtttttaaaaaaatatccaaatggggttgggttttttttttttttaattccatagAATATTACTGTTCATCTTCTTATacgtttttctattttgtttttttttgtttttatatgaGGTTTTCAGCCCAGCTCACCGGCTGCAAGTAGACGAGACCGCAAGTGTGTGGTGGCTTGTGATTTAATTGAGGAGCCCATTTCTGGtaactgtgttttttttttttggatgaattcaTCTTCTTAtatgtttttctattttgttttttgtgtttttataTGAGGTTTTCAGCCCAGCTCACCGGCTGCAAGTAGACGAGACCGCAAGTGTGTGGTGGCTTGTGATTTGGATGAGGAGAGTGGGCTGCCAGGCACTGCTGTGGTGGCTTGTGATTTAATTGAGGAGCCCATTTCTGGtaactgtgtttttttttttttttttggatgaattccGGCAACTATGTTGGGTTGCAGCAGTAGTTGTTAGGTGTTGCAGCGACTGAGCGCAAATGGTTGAGTGGTGCAACACGATGATGAGAGATGGGTTGACATGTGGTTGAGAGAGTCAAGCCTCTGATTTGGTCACAAAATCCCTAAAATTTTGGCAAAGTCCCACCGATATTGTAGGACTTTGCAAAGGGGTGGGTGAGAGAAATGCTAAGCCTCATGGGCTGACAGGAAAAATGAGTTTCTCTACTCAAACTCCCACCCCAATTAACCAAACGCCCTAAGAACTCATTGGCGTGGGTTAATTCGTACAAGAATCCCACCCCAAGAATCCACCCCATCAAAATACCACTAATCAAACAGGCTCTTATTGTTTACGCAATATTTTAGGTTTTAAGAGAGCATTACAACATTACATCCCTTCTCACTGCCCTCTCCCCCAAACTGGCGTATAGGGCTCAAAACTATGAGAAAGATCAATCAAACATATGGAATACTAATTGGTTAGATAGAAATTTAATATACTTCAGCTAGACTTcgagaaagatgatgaaacgAGTCAAGGAATATGAATCTCTTGAATCAGATTCAAGACCAAAGCAAGAATGTTTTTGTCACCAGAATATGCTCCTTCTGAACCTTCACCATCCATGATGTTTTCGGCAAAATTCTTTCCCGCTTACCTTTTCTTCCTAAAGCAAATTATACCTTAATGCATCTTGAAACATACTCTTGCCATTTCTGAACTTGCTAAGTTGTTCCCAGCTTCCTTTTGAGGTCTTAACATACATAGCAATCTCCTTCCAATATCCCTTTTCAAATTGTAGGAATCCTTGCAAAATCTCCAATGCAATTTGGCTAAAATGGCCCTTATTTACATTCGTTTTCGAATGACTATATAACTATCATTGCAAACAAACTTCCGTTTTTCAAGATTGgatcttcatttcttttctctgaCCTCTAGCCCATCCCAAAATGGAAATTGCTTATaactttcttaattttcttcaaTTGTGGTTGTAAAACTGATAGGGTTTTCGTATAATTAGGAATTCTGTGTAAAGTACTTTTTAGGAGAGTTAATCTGCTAGACTGCCACCCAATGTTAAGTACTTCCTCTGTACTAGCAacctccttcccccccccccctttccctttTTGAAGGGGGATTTCAAATTGACATAGGCCTTAGATTGGTCCCAAATGTGACACCCAAGTAGTCAAATGGAATCTGTCCAACTCACCGGCTTGAAGTTATTGCATCAGCTTATTCTACCTCTTGATCAATGCCATGAACCCACTAAGAATAGTCTTATAGAGGTTTACCTTTAGGATTCAGAAATTCTTAGGATGGATTGAAGATGGTGCAACCCTTGGTAAACTGGAACCGTGGAAAACTAATTTATCATCTTTTGTATTGGAGACATGATGTGACAAAAGCAGCCTGTATGCTTTCACTCCCTGGATCAATCTTGTTTCCACTCCCTTAACCAACATCTTCCTCAAGATCTCAGAcattaaaaaaatgatgttgGTGATGAAGGGTCTGCTTGCTTGACCATCTAGTTGCACTAAACTCCTTTCTGGGGATGCCATTCAGTAATGCAAAGAAAGAGACTGTTTCAACAACGATCTGGTCACATTTCCTCCAAGTTCCAAGCACACACCATTCTATATTAACATAGAAGAGGTGGAGCTTAACACCTTTGTTTTGAGGTGCATTTTACAGTTTTTTGAGGATGATTCATGGTCTGAGGTTTCGGTTAGGCCTGAAACCGAAATATCGACCGAAATCTGGTATTTTTTTCTAGGAATTTTGATATTGGTTTCAAGGgccaaatggccaaattaggtCATGAAACTTGTAggaaaccctattttaggccctttagttAAACATGGTGGAACCCTTAGATTGTAAAAACACATCCAAAGTGGTAGTTTGGATTTGGACCCTAGGAAACCCTACGTTGTATGATGTTGTATACACAAAATCTTGTACTAGAATTCACATGATTCtattaaaacaactaaaatgtAGGAGTGTATAAACATGTTAGAAACCATTTCATAATTATCAAATTTGTCCGTGAAGTATAATGGAGGCTAAGGTAAGGCTAAAATGCTGAAGGTGCTTATGTTTTGTTCTAGTAACGCCTACAAAGTCTCATCCTTGAGTCCTGGGGTCAAATCCTGCCTTCATGTGATGTATTCAATAGGCGGTCAACTAATGGAAAGGGTCTTATTGATTCATACCTTATAATCATGTGATGCAGTAAATTAGTTGATTGGGGATATTTTTCCTGTTATGTGTCATTATTTGGTTATTGTGCTTGGGCTTATGTTTTAGACACTTTGTTCATGATGTCATTATTTGGCTATTTGTCTGTGTGATTATACTTGCAGATAGTGTGCGAGTGTGCTCTGCGATTGAAGAAAGACTGTCATCAGCAGAGCCTTAATTTTTGTTCTGGATATTCTTCTTCTGTCCAGTGGCTTCTGCTACATCCTATGCTTCGAGAAGGACCCTAAAACTTGTGAGCCAGCCTCTTCTGAGCAGAGTTTTCTTCTTTGCTAGTCGCTACAATAGTCATCTTAGTGCTGTGGCCACAGTTGGAAAGCAGAACCATTGGAAACTACTTCGTCATCATCGTTCATTTTCTCAGCTGATAGTGGTGGTGCAGAAGAAAGGGACAAGAAAAAAGATGATAGCATTTTTATCAAAGCACCGAGATCGAAGCTCCAACAAgaatcatcctcatcatcagtGACAATGCCCATGTCATTCATGACAGGTTCTATTGTTGGCATGAGATTCTACAAGCAGGTCACCACAAGGCAAGCTGATGATGGCAATGGTTGGACTGTCATGCTAGATTATAGAACCCTCAAGACACCAGCTACGAGAGCCCACAAGCTGCCTATGCTAGCCCTTGCCAAGGCCATTGCAACCGAATGGGAATATCAGGTGTTCTCTTATTCttccctccttttcttctctttggatgGCATTGCTATATTTCATTTTAGTAGTCGGCATTTTTTCGTGTCTGTGCTTATTCAGAACATCTCTGAAGGGCCTTAGGAAATACAAGTTTTTTTGTCCTTGATTGGATTTTCTGTTACTACTGTTTATTCGGTTTATCTAATTATCTATTTTTTGGTTATGCAGACTTCCATGATGAAATATTTGTCTTGATAGCAAACAGATGGAATCAGACCCTTTACAATGCCTCTTATGAAACTTGCTTGCACTACATTGGAGAGAGTTCCACTCACACGGACAAAAATTATCGAACACTTAGTGAGGAAGTTTCATCAGGATTTGGTTTTCTGCCGTTCTCCAGGCGACAGTGATCTGACAAGCGGAGTCCTTGGtattcttatatttttatttattacattttaTCTTTTACTCACTccatgccatttttttttttcatgtttaatGAGAAAATATCCAAATGAATTTATGAGGCCAATTCTTGGAACCCATCCACGTAGTTTTTTTGTACAGCTGATTGCCTGTTATCTAGATGACTGtccagattttttttattttttatttatttatctagaCACTTGACTGAGAAGGGACTTCTGGTAGCAGGATAGACATTCTCTTCACGTGGTTATATTAGATGCATTGGTGCTAACTTGGCAGAATGCCTGAATAAACTTAAGTCTATCGTGAGGGTATTGGCTTAAATAGGTGGTAGATCAAACCTGAATTGTTTGGATTTGCTGAATGTTCTCCAATTTCCTTTTACCTGAAGGGAAATGACTCtttgattccaattcaaaagtttgatctcTAGTCGAGTAGGGTTGGGCAGTTGCTAATAATTGATCTTTTAGATATATTCGTTACTCCATTGAGTCAAAACTTAAAAAGGAGGGGGGAGAAAAAAGTAATAAAGGCGAGCAAATAGGGTATTAGTGGATCAACTTCTACCTGAGTTGGCTATAGAGTTTTGAAAGAGCGATTAGGTTGCTGAATGTCTCTAATTCCTGGGTGATTGATGGTTGATGCGTACTGTTGAAACCCTAAACATAGATTTTAAAAGAGTAGGACCTGCAGAGTGGATATATAGGAACAAaataggaattaaaaaaaaggacaaagttGTGAGAAGAATTTGGAAATATGactaaaagacaataaggagtAGAAGTCAAAACCTTGAAGAAAACGTAATGCAATCCCAggttcaaaaaccctaattccgGGTCGATTTGGGCCCACTCAAGCAATGAAATTCCAATTATGAGGAAGCAAGGGCAATTCTATAAATATTTTGAAGCTTAGGATCCTATTAATATTTCTTGTATTCAAGAGACTGGATGAAAGGATAAAAAAGCTAAGTTTTTGGAcaactttaaactttggtattCAGGTGATCAAAGTAATAGTAGTGGAGTGGCATAGTAGTGGACAAAGATCTAAAGAATGATGTATTGGATGTTAAATATTTGGAGATAGGATTATATCCATTAAGCTTGTGTTAGGGAAAGAAGTTTGTATTATTGGCGCTTATGCTTCCCAAGTAGGTTTGGATGAAAGTCGTAAGTtgcaattttgggaacacatggatgaaTTAGTGCAATCTTTTTGGCCAAGGTGAATTGATTATTATAGGAGGTGACCTGAATGGGCATGTTGGGAGGTACTGTAGAGGCTATGAAGATGTGGATGGAGGCTTCATGGTTGGGGAGAGGAATGATGAGGGGACCTCACTTTTAAACTTTGTGGTAGCCTATGATTTATTTATTGCGAGCActttctttgaaaagagagaagaactcTTAGATACCTGCCATAGAGCGCATCATGCtagccaaatagatttcttcctaGCTAAAAGGTTCGACGGATTGTCGTGTAAGGTGATGGGGGGCCggtaggggaagggaagaaatccttAAGATGTTCAAAGTTGCAAAAGAGAGTGAGGAATTGCTCAAAGAAGGCGGGAAGAGAATCGCACACTATTCACAGGCACTCGAACACTGAACTCAActcattcttttattcttcaaTCTGATTTGTCTACCCGTTACAATCAAATttagaggaaaaataaaaacataaaaataaatgctCAATTGAATAAGAAACTACTCTAAGCAAGGAAACAAATTGCAATCCGATTCTCTAAATCCTATGTGAACCTAACTTGCTAAAAGAAAGtgaataaaatgaaatgaaatacaATATTCTTAATTAAGTAaattcctaaaatcctactagacccaaaaacagtatggatctggttcatctctATCTAGATACCCAGATGCGTATGGATTGCTCCACGGGTGCATATTTGCATCATAAGAGCTATAAGTTTATACCTAGGGAGAGCCTATTTACCTAGGATAAGGAGGTGGAGGTTAAAAGGAGATTCTCTGAAATCATTTACTAATaaagtggtcaaacaaggaaagtgggaaTTTGAGGAAGACACCAATACAATGTGGAACAAAACGACTGCCTGTATAAAGTGCGGGCTAAAGATTCACCAGGGGAAGCGAAGGGTATTCGTCAGGACCCTAAGGAGATTTGGTGGTGGGATAATGAGGTCCAGGCAGCCGTTAAGACTAAGAAAACTAGTTTTAAGACATGCCAAAGGACTAAAGATGTGGAATATAAAAAGAGATATAATGTTGTCAAAAATGAAGGTAAGAAGATTGTAGATATAGCAAGggcgaagaaatatgaagaCCTCTATAATAATGTGATCACAATAGAAGGTTAAAACCTATCTATAAAATagctaaaataagagaaaggaagagtagagatttcgATTAGGTTAGATGTATTAAAGGCTATGATGGTAAGTACTAGTAAGGGATGAAGTTATTATGAAGAGATGGAGGGATTATTTTTGTGccctactaaatggagacaGTTCGAGTAGGATTAGCCCGGAAGATTGCATTAttcatcaagacaccacacgCCATAGATATATACAAAAGGTTGGAGTGGCTGGAGTAAAAGAGGCCATAAGAAACATGAAAGTAGATAAGACCGTAAGACACCTGGCCCAAATGAGATCCCAATAGAACCGTGGAAGAGCGTAGGATTATGTGAGGTATCTTGGTTAACCAATATGTTTAACAATATCatgagcacaaggaaaatgctaGATGAATGGAAGACATGCATCGTAGTTCTGatctataaaaataaaggtgatattcagagCTTCAATAACTAtggaggcataaaactaatgagacATACTATGAAGTTGTGGGAGAATATGATTGCAGTCCACCTAAGAAGGGAAACTACTATCTCGGAGAACTAATTTGGTTTTGTGCGAGGTAGATCCACGGACAATTAGATTCCTTAAATGATTAActtaaaaaatccaaagcattcCAGAATAGCAATGACAGGTTTAGAAAATAGATTTGAAGAGAAATTTGATTCTGAAAGTCAGAACCTCAGATACACTTAAATTTCTGGTTGAAGTAAAAAATATGGAGAAGAATTCCTTCCCAAAATCTGTCTAAAATCCGATGGTCAAATCTGAGGTTATGGGATAATCCTACTGGGGATAGGATTCTAGAAACAGATTTCCAGGACATAACCAATAACAAGAAGTTCAGAGATTCTAAAATAGCAGCACCAATGGTCTGAACTGATAAACAGGGTAATATGATACTGTTAACAGCAAGCAGAAATCAGAACTACAAAACAGATTTTGGAAACTGAGTCAAGTGAAATCAGACTTGACGTAGGACTCTAAGAAATCAGTTCAAAGATGAGATTTTGAAACTACAGGGTACTTAAGAACAGAAACTGAAAGCTGTCTGTAGGTACCTTTCCTTGTACTTGGTGACAATTGGAGGTTTTTTTGTCATAACACCAGCTGTAGATGTCCTTGTATACAGCCCCCAGCATGGAGAAGTGAATCTCTTAGGAGGGAGCTTAAGATTCTCCTTTGCCCAGACTGCCTTCTGAAAGCAATCATGTATGTCCTACACATCATGCACATTGAGCTCCCTCCGAATCTCAGGGTTCAGACCTGACTTGAATCTTGGGATAAACTGTATATCATCTTCCTCAATTCCGATGCGTGAGACCAATGCATCAAATGCTCTGTATACTTGATAAACTGTCTTGTCTTAGAATATTAAGTTTATTATGAAGTTAAGCTCTGTAAGTCTGGGGAAGATG
It includes:
- the LOC122073180 gene encoding LOW QUALITY PROTEIN: ATP synthase mitochondrial F1 complex assembly factor 2 (The sequence of the model RefSeq protein was modified relative to this genomic sequence to represent the inferred CDS: inserted 1 base in 1 codon; deleted 1 base in 1 codon), coding for FLFWIFFFCPVASATSYASRRTLKLVSQPLLSRVFFFASRYNSHLSAVATVGKXEPLETTSSSSFIFSADSGGAEERDKKKDDSIFIKAPRSKLQQESSSSSVTMPMSFMTGSIVGMRFYKQVTTRQADDGNGWTVMLDYRTLKTPATRAHKLPMLALAKAIATEWEYQQTDGIRPFTMPLMKLACTTLERVPLTRTKIIEHLVRKFHQDLVFCRSPGDSDLTSGVLERQVEKINTLLNWVESEFGFKPVVYSSFFGGKQVDGLVNAVEHLLKSTDDCELAAVDAMAAAAHSLIISIGIFRGKLQIEEAIELIRLEEDLQVDRWGLVDGGHDVDIADLKVQISSAAFFLGLSRIV